The Neobacillus sp. OS1-2 genome includes a window with the following:
- the hemC gene encoding hydroxymethylbilane synthase, giving the protein MRKIIVGSRRSKLALTQTNWVMDQLKKLDPSFEFEVKEIVTKGDKILDVTLSKVGGKGLFVKEIEQAMLDKEIDMAVHSMKDMPAVLPEGLTIGCIPFREDHRDALISKGHVKLNDLKPGAIIGTSSLRRSAQLLVQRPDLEIKWIRGNVDTRLAKLETDEYDAIILAAAGLSRLGWTSDVVTEFLDADICIPAVGQGALSIECREDDKELLELFEKFTCKKTMRAVRAERAFLQKMEGGCQVPIAGFARIDDATDEVVLNVLVASPEGNDVFKEELRGQNPEELGNQAADLLIEKGAKDLIDRVKRELEGQC; this is encoded by the coding sequence ATGAGGAAAATTATTGTTGGTTCAAGACGGAGTAAATTAGCGTTAACACAAACAAATTGGGTAATGGATCAGCTGAAAAAACTTGATCCATCCTTCGAATTTGAGGTCAAAGAAATTGTTACGAAAGGGGATAAAATCCTTGACGTTACCCTTTCTAAAGTTGGTGGTAAGGGGTTATTTGTAAAAGAAATCGAGCAGGCGATGCTTGATAAAGAGATTGATATGGCGGTTCATAGTATGAAAGACATGCCTGCCGTCCTGCCTGAAGGGTTGACGATTGGCTGTATTCCATTCCGTGAAGATCACCGCGATGCCCTTATTTCAAAAGGCCATGTAAAATTAAACGATTTAAAGCCAGGAGCGATTATTGGTACGAGCAGCCTGCGCCGCAGTGCCCAGCTATTGGTGCAGCGCCCGGATTTAGAGATTAAATGGATTCGCGGTAATGTTGATACAAGATTAGCAAAATTAGAAACAGATGAATACGATGCGATTATTTTAGCAGCTGCAGGCCTTTCCCGCCTAGGTTGGACTTCCGATGTCGTAACGGAGTTTCTAGATGCCGATATTTGTATTCCTGCTGTAGGTCAAGGGGCATTATCCATTGAATGCCGCGAAGATGATAAAGAATTACTAGAGCTTTTTGAAAAATTCACTTGCAAGAAAACGATGAGAGCGGTTCGTGCTGAACGTGCATTCCTTCAAAAAATGGAGGGCGGCTGTCAGGTACCAATTGCCGGCTTCGCTCGCATTGATGATGCAACAGATGAAGTAGTATTAAATGTATTAGTTGCTTCACCTGAAGGAAATGATGTCTTCAAGGAAGAACTTCGCGGCCAAAATCCAGAAGAACTTGGTAACCAAGCTGCCGATTTATTAATTGAAAAAGGTGCTAAGGATTTGATTGACAGGGTCAAACGGGAGCTTGAGGGTCAATGCTAA
- a CDS encoding uroporphyrinogen-III synthase, with translation MLKSLPLLDKKVLVPRGKNQAKPFVELVERYGGTPVEIPLIAFRPIAQNQRLHDCLMALDTYDWIIFTSNVTVDTFFSFFDMAGSSLPKIAVIGKKTADVLQHRGLQVEFVPSSFVAESFVEEFLPYVNSGARVLLPKGNLAREYIASALTEAGAAVDEVVIYETYMPEDSRVKLTKMLADHQLDILTFTSPSTVDHLMDVVREHGLEEQMESCLIGCIGPVTEKKLQEYGLTVHASPEEYTVAEMIKSMITYLEKGSAV, from the coding sequence ATGCTAAAATCTTTACCATTGCTTGATAAAAAGGTTCTCGTTCCAAGAGGAAAAAATCAAGCAAAACCGTTTGTTGAGTTGGTTGAAAGGTACGGAGGGACTCCTGTGGAAATCCCTCTCATCGCCTTTCGGCCGATTGCACAAAATCAGCGCCTTCACGATTGTTTGATGGCCCTTGATACATATGATTGGATTATTTTTACGAGTAACGTTACCGTTGACACTTTTTTTTCTTTTTTTGATATGGCCGGTTCCTCTCTTCCAAAGATAGCTGTGATTGGTAAAAAGACTGCAGATGTCTTGCAGCATAGGGGCCTTCAAGTGGAATTTGTCCCGTCATCCTTTGTAGCTGAAAGTTTTGTTGAAGAGTTTTTACCGTATGTAAATAGTGGTGCAAGGGTATTGCTTCCAAAGGGGAATCTTGCCCGGGAATATATCGCCAGCGCGTTAACGGAAGCTGGGGCTGCAGTGGATGAGGTAGTTATTTATGAAACCTACATGCCGGAAGATAGCCGTGTAAAGCTTACGAAGATGTTGGCTGATCACCAGCTGGACATCCTTACGTTTACAAGTCCATCGACTGTCGACCATCTAATGGATGTTGTCAGGGAACATGGTTTAGAGGAACAGATGGAGAGTTGTCTGATAGGCTGTATCGGACCGGTTACTGAGAAAAAGTTACAGGAATATGGACTAACGGTACATGCTTCACCGGAGGAGTATACGGTGGCGGAAATGATTAAAAGCATGATTACTTATTTGGAGAAGGGATCCGCTGTTTGA